A genomic stretch from Edaphobacter aggregans includes:
- the mtnP gene encoding S-methyl-5'-thioadenosine phosphorylase: protein MSKAEIGIIGGSGLYAMPGLTGVREERVETPFGDPSDAFILGELERRQVAFLARHGRGHKLLPTELNFRANIYAMKALGVERILSVSAVGSLKEEHKPTDFVMPDQFIDRTFARTSTFFGDGVVAHVGFGDPVCATVASVFEKACAAVGVVGKNGGTYVCMEGPQFSTRAESNLYRSWGADVIGMTNLQEAKLAREAEICYATMAMVTDYDCWREGHDDVTVDQIVAVMHQNSENAAKVVKAAVAAMPKGERDCACASALKYAILTDRKVIPAETRQKLSLLLEKYL, encoded by the coding sequence TTGAGCAAGGCAGAGATTGGAATCATCGGCGGCAGCGGTCTGTATGCCATGCCGGGACTTACCGGAGTGCGTGAAGAGCGTGTTGAGACGCCGTTTGGGGACCCGTCCGATGCGTTTATTCTGGGCGAGCTTGAGAGGCGCCAGGTTGCTTTTCTGGCTCGGCATGGACGTGGGCACAAGCTGCTGCCGACGGAGTTGAACTTTCGCGCGAATATTTATGCAATGAAGGCATTGGGAGTGGAGCGAATTCTGTCGGTGTCTGCGGTGGGCTCGCTGAAGGAAGAGCATAAGCCTACGGATTTTGTGATGCCGGATCAGTTCATCGACCGTACGTTTGCGCGTACGTCGACGTTCTTTGGTGATGGTGTTGTGGCACATGTGGGTTTTGGTGATCCGGTGTGTGCGACGGTGGCTTCGGTGTTTGAGAAGGCGTGCGCTGCGGTTGGTGTGGTCGGGAAGAACGGCGGGACGTATGTTTGCATGGAAGGGCCGCAGTTTTCGACGAGGGCAGAGTCGAATCTTTACCGCAGCTGGGGCGCGGATGTGATTGGGATGACGAATCTGCAGGAGGCGAAGCTGGCTCGCGAGGCAGAGATTTGCTATGCAACGATGGCGATGGTGACCGATTACGATTGCTGGCGCGAAGGCCATGATGATGTGACTGTCGATCAGATTGTTGCGGTGATGCACCAGAACTCAGAGAACGCGGCGAAGGTTGTGAAAGCGGCAGTGGCCGCTATGCCGAAGGGCGAAAGGGACTGCGCGTGCGCCAGTGCGCTGAAGTACGCGATTCTGACTGACCGCAAGGTGATTCCAGCGGAGACGAGGCAGAAGCTTTCGTTGCTGTTGGAGAAGTATTTGTAA
- a CDS encoding YgfZ/GcvT domain-containing protein — MAPTAQSEITNPAATQLNALLDKAAIFPLNETGWIRATGEDRVRWLNGMVTNSIQDLKPGKGSYSFVLSVQGRIQGDAYIYAEPDALLLETASAQVPGLMALLDRFIIMDDVELSDVSATRSGLSIAGPEAAALLAKLGLNVEHLAPLDLQTTEWNSTPVTIIHAHSPLVPRFELWADTATIASLSQALLAAGAVTTAPESLEYLRILEGTPLYGKDIRDRELPQETAQARALHFNKGCYLGQEIVERIRSRGNVHRTFSAFRLEGDLPPAGSMLEAEGKQIGELTSTASIPLPSNPVQLALGYARREALDRGLPLTYSGGIAIPIAIPFSPAEAPGQSPASESPERA; from the coding sequence ATGGCCCCCACCGCCCAATCCGAAATCACCAACCCGGCCGCGACCCAGCTCAACGCTCTGCTCGACAAAGCCGCAATATTCCCCCTCAACGAAACCGGCTGGATCCGCGCCACCGGCGAAGACCGAGTCCGCTGGCTCAACGGCATGGTCACCAACTCCATTCAGGACCTCAAACCCGGCAAAGGCTCCTACAGCTTCGTTCTCAGCGTGCAAGGTCGCATCCAGGGCGACGCCTACATCTACGCCGAACCCGACGCCCTCCTCCTCGAAACCGCTTCCGCGCAAGTTCCCGGCCTCATGGCCCTCCTCGACCGCTTCATCATCATGGACGACGTAGAGTTATCCGACGTCTCAGCCACCCGCTCCGGCCTATCCATCGCAGGCCCCGAAGCCGCAGCCCTCCTCGCAAAGCTCGGTCTAAACGTCGAACACCTCGCACCCCTGGACCTCCAAACCACCGAGTGGAACTCCACCCCCGTCACCATCATCCACGCTCACAGCCCACTCGTCCCCCGCTTCGAGCTCTGGGCCGACACCGCAACCATCGCCTCCCTCTCGCAGGCCCTGCTCGCCGCCGGAGCCGTCACCACCGCCCCCGAGAGCCTCGAATACCTCCGCATCCTCGAAGGCACCCCGCTCTACGGCAAAGACATCCGCGACCGCGAGCTCCCTCAGGAGACCGCCCAGGCCCGCGCCCTGCACTTCAACAAGGGCTGCTACTTGGGTCAGGAGATCGTCGAGCGCATCCGTTCCCGCGGCAACGTACATCGCACCTTCAGCGCCTTCCGCCTCGAAGGAGATCTACCCCCGGCTGGATCGATGCTCGAAGCCGAAGGCAAACAAATCGGCGAACTAACCAGCACTGCCTCCATCCCGCTTCCATCAAATCCCGTGCAGCTCGCGCTAGGCTATGCACGCCGCGAAGCCTTGGACCGCGGCCTCCCGCTCACCTATTCCGGCGGCATCGCCATACCTATCGCCATCCCTTTTTCGCCCGCTGAAGCCCCAGGGCAATCACCAGCATCTGAATCTCCCGAAAGAGCCTAA
- a CDS encoding DUF1844 domain-containing protein has protein sequence MSEKNKPFVITDRRKFTLDGEPRPDADPSPEKESREPAAAAPPPAPTAIPEPPAAPQAEEPEHDLPPAPTAEQTEQSRRAYEMTAERLDTAIRAANPGADHPPAMSFDQLVQSVYLTAMMQLGGATPEGQQPQVDLMGARQSIDMLGVLAEKTKGNLTPDEDRLLESALFELRMAFLEITQALARSAAAKAGSPTGGRPNPVGPSIVR, from the coding sequence ATGTCCGAAAAGAACAAGCCCTTCGTCATCACCGACCGCCGCAAGTTCACCCTCGACGGCGAGCCCCGCCCCGACGCCGACCCATCCCCCGAGAAAGAAAGCCGCGAGCCCGCAGCAGCCGCGCCTCCGCCGGCACCCACTGCCATTCCCGAACCGCCCGCCGCACCACAAGCCGAAGAGCCGGAGCACGACCTGCCCCCCGCGCCCACAGCCGAGCAGACCGAGCAGTCCCGCCGTGCCTACGAGATGACCGCCGAGCGCCTCGACACCGCGATCCGCGCTGCAAACCCCGGCGCCGACCATCCCCCGGCCATGAGCTTCGACCAGCTCGTCCAGTCCGTCTACCTCACCGCCATGATGCAGCTCGGCGGGGCCACTCCCGAGGGCCAGCAGCCCCAGGTCGACCTCATGGGCGCGCGCCAAAGCATCGACATGCTGGGTGTCCTCGCTGAAAAAACCAAGGGCAACCTCACCCCAGACGAAGACCGCCTCCTCGAAAGCGCCCTCTTCGAACTCCGCATGGCCTTCCTCGAGATCACCCAGGCCCTCGCCCGCTCCGCCGCCGCCAAAGCCGGATCGCCCACAGGTGGCCGTCCAAACCCCGTCGGCCCGAGTATCGTTCGCTAA
- a CDS encoding MBL fold metallo-hydrolase: MEATLTFLGTGTSMGVPTLGCDCAVCTSAVSPGGDPRNRRTRPSIRLAYNDHIVLIDTGPDFYAQAIRENLRHVDAVLYTHGHADHIMGFDDLRPLSFHHKGNLPIYADDHTAATIERVFDYTFRTENRHPTSARVTIHRIDPTPGAGFDLFGACFRRIPVTHGRQQITGYRFGSAAYITDMSDIPDESIPLLQDLDVLILDALRRDPHFSHSHLEKSIGFVEKLKPRRALFTHMSHDLDHAATEAELPPHIRLAYDGQQITFEIAAESTA; encoded by the coding sequence ATGGAGGCAACCCTCACCTTTCTCGGCACCGGAACCTCCATGGGCGTCCCCACGCTCGGTTGCGACTGCGCCGTCTGCACCTCCGCCGTCTCTCCCGGCGGAGACCCGCGCAACCGCCGCACCCGGCCCTCCATCCGCCTCGCCTACAACGACCACATCGTCCTCATCGACACTGGCCCCGACTTCTACGCTCAGGCCATCCGCGAGAACCTCCGCCACGTCGACGCCGTCCTCTACACCCACGGCCACGCTGACCACATCATGGGCTTCGACGACCTGCGCCCCCTCAGCTTCCACCACAAAGGCAACCTGCCCATCTACGCCGACGACCACACCGCCGCCACCATCGAGCGTGTCTTCGACTACACCTTCCGCACCGAAAACCGCCACCCCACCAGCGCCCGCGTCACCATCCACCGCATCGACCCCACCCCCGGCGCCGGCTTCGACCTCTTCGGAGCCTGTTTCCGCCGCATCCCCGTCACCCACGGCCGCCAGCAGATCACCGGCTACCGCTTCGGCAGCGCCGCCTACATCACCGACATGAGCGACATCCCGGACGAGAGTATCCCGCTCCTGCAAGACCTCGACGTCCTCATCCTCGACGCCCTGCGCCGCGACCCGCACTTCAGCCACTCGCACTTGGAAAAATCCATCGGCTTCGTCGAAAAACTAAAACCCCGCCGGGCCCTCTTCACCCACATGAGTCACGACCTCGACCACGCAGCCACCGAAGCCGAACTCCCACCCCACATCCGTCTGGCCTACGATGGCCAGCAGATCACCTTCGAGATTGCCGCGGAGAGTACTGCATGA
- the ribF gene encoding riboflavin biosynthesis protein RibF, producing the protein MKIYRQLADLPANFGPSIATIGNFDGVHRGHQWVIAEVVARARELNQTSVAITFDPHPARVLRPDASLPLISPLIRKLELLETTGLDAVLVLPFTEELSQHTARAFATDVLQQALHVTELHEGENFRFGYQAEAGIESLEALGRELGFSVRIYSPRTLRGGPVSSSRIRQLIAAGDVSHARALLGQPFSIDSTPASGRGYGTRYTVPTINLAPYNELLPANGVYITTLTIGTGPSAETFDAVTNVGNRPTFGADSFTVESHLLNFHPVELTEQTPLTLTFLKRLRAEIRFPSPEALREQIGRDVRQAQRYFTLCRLVASKPHSSAHPTALLAP; encoded by the coding sequence ATGAAGATCTATCGCCAACTCGCCGATCTCCCCGCTAACTTCGGCCCCTCCATTGCCACCATCGGCAACTTCGACGGAGTCCATCGCGGCCACCAGTGGGTCATCGCCGAAGTCGTCGCCCGCGCCCGCGAACTCAACCAAACCTCCGTCGCCATCACCTTCGACCCCCATCCCGCGCGAGTCCTCCGCCCCGACGCAAGCCTCCCGCTCATATCGCCCCTCATCCGCAAGCTAGAACTCCTCGAAACCACGGGCCTCGACGCTGTCCTCGTCCTCCCCTTCACCGAAGAGCTCTCCCAGCACACCGCGCGCGCCTTCGCCACCGACGTCCTGCAGCAAGCCCTCCACGTCACCGAGTTGCATGAGGGCGAAAACTTCCGCTTCGGCTATCAGGCCGAGGCCGGCATCGAAAGCCTCGAAGCCCTTGGCCGCGAACTAGGCTTCTCCGTCCGCATCTACTCCCCCCGCACTCTTCGCGGAGGCCCCGTCTCCTCCAGCCGCATCCGCCAGCTCATCGCCGCAGGAGACGTCAGCCACGCCCGCGCCCTCCTCGGCCAGCCCTTCTCCATCGACTCCACTCCAGCCTCAGGACGCGGCTACGGCACTCGCTACACCGTCCCCACCATCAACCTCGCGCCCTACAACGAACTCCTGCCCGCCAACGGCGTCTACATCACCACCCTCACCATCGGCACCGGTCCCTCAGCCGAAACCTTCGACGCCGTCACCAACGTAGGCAACCGCCCCACCTTCGGCGCCGACTCCTTCACCGTAGAATCCCACCTGCTCAACTTCCACCCTGTCGAACTTACCGAGCAAACCCCGCTCACCCTCACCTTCCTCAAGCGGCTTCGCGCAGAAATCCGGTTTCCTTCACCCGAGGCCCTACGAGAACAGATCGGCCGAGACGTCCGTCAAGCCCAGCGTTACTTCACTCTTTGTCGGCTGGTGGCTTCGAAACCCCACTCCTCGGCTCATCCGACGGCTTTGCTGGCGCCGTAG
- a CDS encoding penicillin-binding protein 1A, with protein sequence MPSLFHRETASAEVEVEPRWRQLFRRVLMGPEYPSRRIARRFTFYTLLGLSAVFGALCGLMLVYSIDLPQMEDLARYHPNTTTELLDIHGKVFGSFALERRVVVPYSEFAPVLRQAIISIEDKSFERNWGVNLVRAVGAAYRDLHAQGRAQGASTITMQLARNLFLSSEKTYGRKLQEVILSMQIERRFTKQQIFELYANQIYLGRGTYGFEAGSQYYFSKHAKDLTLPEAALLAALPKGPEYYSPVRFPDRALRRRNLVLSEMLADGKITEAQAEAAKSAPLGLRLESPPNSVAPYFVEEVRRQLEKEYGVEQVHGAGLRVYTSLDLDLQIVANKAVLDGIATYERRKGWVGNLSNVVLGGGDVETYKHPDWTQSLEKGSYVHGVVTSVEAKKVTVKLGGLQVVMTPEDWKWTQNVDGDSFLRNGDVVYVRIEEKGADGAWRASLQQDSGAQASMMAVDNASGEVLAMVGGRDFALSQFNRATQAQRQVGSSFKPYVYTTAVEAGAKPTDIIVDGPVTFPTPSGPYTPHNYEPNYKGAMTLLNAFAESRNIPALKLAARVGIRKVIETAHRFGVTSDIPAFLPVAIGSADITLYEQVGAYSVFPNDGIRIEPHYIRKVTQADGLPFDQDSVQVDEVISVETARTMMQFLQAVVRQGTAVAASQMKHPFGGKTGTTNDFTDAWFIGFSPSVTCGTWIGYDDRQSLGEKETGARAALPMWMDFMKAAIANKPDETFAAEGAPKKTLDVPLNRGVAAAPKEAPEEEEPDAPPPAKAGTSVAPSSTALPGDSADAPGGPKAVKVVPKSSVVPVKKVVVPENGATAPAKPSDEPRSGVSKPPADKE encoded by the coding sequence GTGCCGAGCTTATTTCATCGCGAAACGGCGTCTGCTGAGGTTGAAGTTGAGCCTCGGTGGCGACAACTCTTTCGCCGCGTACTGATGGGGCCGGAGTATCCGAGCCGCCGGATTGCGCGGCGGTTTACTTTCTATACATTGCTGGGGTTGTCGGCCGTCTTTGGGGCGCTGTGTGGGCTGATGCTGGTCTACTCGATCGATCTGCCGCAGATGGAGGATTTGGCGCGGTATCACCCGAATACTACAACAGAATTGCTGGATATTCATGGCAAGGTGTTTGGGTCGTTTGCGCTGGAGCGGCGGGTGGTGGTGCCGTACTCGGAGTTTGCGCCGGTGCTGCGGCAGGCGATTATCTCGATTGAGGATAAGAGCTTTGAACGCAACTGGGGGGTGAACCTGGTGCGGGCGGTGGGCGCGGCGTATCGGGATCTGCATGCGCAGGGTAGGGCGCAAGGGGCTTCGACGATCACGATGCAGCTGGCGCGGAATCTTTTTCTGTCCTCGGAGAAGACTTACGGGCGGAAGCTACAGGAAGTGATTCTGTCGATGCAGATCGAGCGGCGGTTCACCAAGCAGCAGATCTTTGAGCTGTATGCCAACCAGATCTATCTGGGGCGTGGGACGTATGGGTTTGAGGCGGGATCGCAGTACTACTTCAGCAAACATGCGAAGGATTTGACGTTGCCCGAGGCGGCGTTGCTGGCGGCGCTGCCGAAGGGGCCGGAGTATTATTCGCCGGTGCGGTTTCCGGATCGGGCGCTACGGCGGCGGAATCTTGTGCTGAGCGAGATGCTGGCGGATGGGAAGATTACGGAGGCTCAGGCTGAGGCGGCGAAGTCGGCGCCGCTGGGGCTGCGTCTTGAGTCTCCGCCGAATAGTGTGGCGCCTTATTTTGTGGAGGAGGTAAGGCGGCAGCTTGAGAAGGAATATGGCGTCGAACAGGTGCATGGCGCGGGGTTGCGGGTGTATACGTCGCTCGATCTTGATCTGCAGATTGTGGCGAACAAGGCTGTGCTGGATGGGATAGCTACGTATGAGCGGCGGAAGGGGTGGGTCGGGAATCTATCGAACGTGGTGCTGGGTGGTGGGGATGTCGAGACGTACAAGCATCCGGATTGGACGCAATCGCTGGAGAAGGGTAGCTATGTGCATGGGGTGGTGACCTCGGTTGAGGCGAAGAAGGTCACGGTCAAGTTGGGTGGGCTGCAGGTTGTGATGACGCCGGAGGATTGGAAGTGGACGCAGAATGTGGATGGAGATAGCTTTCTGCGGAATGGCGATGTGGTGTATGTGCGGATTGAGGAGAAGGGCGCGGATGGGGCGTGGCGGGCTTCGCTGCAGCAGGACTCGGGTGCGCAGGCTTCGATGATGGCGGTGGACAATGCCAGCGGTGAGGTGCTGGCGATGGTGGGGGGACGAGATTTTGCGCTGTCGCAGTTCAATCGGGCGACGCAGGCGCAGCGGCAGGTGGGGTCGTCGTTCAAACCGTATGTGTATACGACGGCGGTAGAGGCGGGGGCCAAGCCTACGGACATTATTGTGGACGGGCCGGTGACGTTTCCTACGCCGAGCGGTCCGTATACGCCGCATAACTACGAGCCGAACTATAAGGGCGCGATGACGCTGTTGAATGCTTTTGCCGAATCGCGGAATATTCCGGCGCTGAAACTGGCCGCGCGTGTGGGGATCAGGAAGGTGATCGAGACGGCGCACCGGTTTGGGGTGACGAGCGATATTCCGGCGTTTCTACCGGTGGCGATTGGGTCGGCTGACATTACGCTGTATGAGCAGGTGGGGGCTTACAGCGTTTTTCCGAATGATGGGATTCGGATTGAGCCGCATTACATTCGTAAGGTGACGCAGGCGGATGGGCTGCCGTTCGATCAGGATTCGGTGCAGGTGGATGAGGTGATCTCGGTCGAGACGGCTCGGACGATGATGCAGTTTCTGCAGGCTGTGGTGCGGCAGGGGACGGCGGTTGCGGCTTCGCAGATGAAGCATCCGTTTGGGGGGAAGACGGGGACGACGAATGATTTTACGGATGCGTGGTTCATTGGATTTTCGCCGTCGGTGACTTGCGGGACGTGGATTGGGTATGACGATCGGCAGTCGCTGGGGGAGAAGGAGACGGGGGCTCGCGCGGCTCTGCCGATGTGGATGGATTTTATGAAGGCGGCGATTGCGAATAAGCCGGATGAGACGTTTGCGGCTGAGGGTGCTCCGAAGAAGACGCTGGACGTGCCCTTGAATCGGGGCGTGGCAGCTGCTCCGAAAGAGGCGCCTGAGGAGGAGGAGCCGGATGCGCCTCCTCCGGCGAAGGCTGGGACGAGTGTTGCTCCAAGTTCGACGGCGCTTCCCGGGGATAGCGCGGATGCTCCCGGCGGCCCGAAGGCTGTGAAGGTTGTGCCGAAGAGTTCTGTTGTGCCGGTGAAGAAGGTGGTGGTGCCGGAGAATGGAGCTACGGCGCCAGCAAAGCCGTCGGATGAGCCGAGGAGTGGGGTTTCGAAGCCACCAGCCGACAAAGAGTGA
- a CDS encoding S41 family peptidase gives MPKITKILLLVVSVVLVLTVFLGVNSSGVSAATEQQEGAYRQIDVYSQVLRHIQTDYVEEPNINSVTNGALRGLLESLDADSSYLTPEDYKTYKADKGGKAQVGINVSKRYGYATVVSVVPGSPADKANLNDGDIIEAIGSQDTRDLSLAMIQLLLEGQPGSELTVSVVRPRKPNPDKVTMTRTMMAMPPVSETMYENASILYLKPVVLDHDHVQQVEAKLKGMSKAGNKKILLDLRDVAAGDMTEATRLANMLLKSGTIAMLEGQKVQKQTFTADPSKAINANAPVVVLVNRGTAGPGELVAAALLENKRAEVVGEKTFGEGAQQKTFELSDGAALILSVAKYESPSGKKLQDEGVTPGVLVASNTDDGGVADDDATPADTQPAPAKSSVTVDEQLTKALDILKGKAA, from the coding sequence ATGCCTAAGATTACGAAGATTCTGCTGCTGGTCGTGTCGGTTGTTTTGGTGCTCACCGTATTTCTCGGCGTGAACTCGAGCGGCGTGAGCGCTGCCACGGAACAGCAGGAGGGTGCATATCGGCAAATCGATGTGTACAGTCAGGTGTTGCGGCACATCCAGACGGATTATGTCGAAGAGCCGAACATCAATTCGGTGACGAACGGCGCGCTGCGTGGGCTGCTGGAGTCGCTGGATGCGGACTCGAGCTACCTGACGCCGGAAGACTACAAGACTTATAAGGCGGACAAGGGCGGTAAGGCGCAGGTTGGGATCAACGTGTCGAAGCGGTATGGCTATGCGACGGTGGTCTCGGTGGTGCCTGGAAGCCCGGCGGACAAGGCGAATTTGAATGACGGCGACATTATCGAGGCGATTGGGTCGCAGGATACGCGGGACCTCTCGCTGGCGATGATTCAGTTGCTGCTGGAAGGACAGCCGGGCAGCGAGCTGACGGTTTCGGTGGTGCGGCCGCGGAAGCCGAATCCGGATAAGGTCACGATGACGCGGACCATGATGGCGATGCCTCCGGTTTCGGAGACGATGTATGAGAACGCGTCGATTCTCTATTTGAAGCCGGTGGTTCTGGATCACGACCATGTGCAGCAGGTTGAGGCCAAGCTGAAGGGGATGTCAAAGGCAGGGAACAAGAAGATTCTGCTGGACCTGCGAGATGTTGCGGCGGGCGATATGACAGAGGCTACGCGGCTGGCGAATATGTTGCTGAAGTCGGGCACGATTGCGATGCTCGAGGGGCAGAAGGTGCAGAAGCAGACGTTTACGGCTGATCCTTCAAAGGCGATCAATGCGAATGCTCCGGTGGTGGTGCTGGTGAATCGCGGGACGGCTGGACCGGGAGAGCTTGTTGCTGCGGCTCTGCTGGAGAACAAGCGCGCTGAGGTTGTGGGCGAGAAGACTTTTGGCGAGGGTGCTCAGCAGAAGACGTTTGAACTGTCGGATGGTGCGGCGTTGATTCTTTCGGTGGCTAAGTACGAGTCGCCTTCGGGTAAGAAGCTGCAGGATGAGGGCGTGACGCCGGGAGTTTTGGTGGCTTCTAATACTGACGATGGCGGAGTGGCGGATGATGATGCTACGCCTGCCGATACCCAGCCGGCGCCGGCGAAATCGAGCGTGACGGTGGATGAGCAGCTTACAAAGGCGCTTGATATTTTGAAGGGCAAGGCCGCTTAA
- the kdsB gene encoding 3-deoxy-manno-octulosonate cytidylyltransferase has product MPPEKRTPRILGVIPARLASTRLPRKVLRNIAGRPMLAWVYEAALACPQLDQVIIATDSDEVAALCHQQNWPVQLTSPDLPSGTDRLHAVSQLIDADIYVNIQGDEPLLKPEHLTALLRPFTRPEVEVSTLKVRCTPDNINNPNAVKVVTAADGRALYFSRATIPYNRDHDRDGTTPQYWKHLGLYAYRKAALQSFPTLPPSTLEHTERLEQLRFLENNIHIHVEPTDHDTIGVDTEEDLQKVAAILLQRR; this is encoded by the coding sequence ATGCCCCCCGAAAAGCGCACCCCTCGAATCCTCGGAGTGATCCCCGCCCGCCTCGCCTCCACGCGACTCCCCCGCAAAGTCCTCCGCAACATCGCCGGTCGCCCAATGCTTGCATGGGTTTACGAGGCCGCCTTGGCTTGCCCCCAACTCGACCAGGTCATCATCGCCACCGACTCCGACGAAGTCGCCGCCCTCTGCCATCAACAAAACTGGCCCGTCCAACTCACCTCGCCCGACCTCCCCAGCGGCACCGACCGCCTCCACGCCGTCTCCCAGCTCATCGACGCCGACATATACGTCAACATCCAGGGCGATGAACCCCTCCTCAAGCCCGAACACCTCACCGCCCTCCTCCGCCCCTTCACCCGGCCCGAAGTCGAGGTCTCCACCCTAAAAGTCCGCTGCACCCCCGACAACATCAACAACCCCAACGCCGTAAAAGTAGTCACCGCCGCCGACGGTCGAGCCCTCTACTTCTCCCGCGCCACCATCCCCTACAACAGAGATCACGACCGCGACGGAACCACCCCCCAATACTGGAAGCACCTCGGCCTCTACGCCTACCGCAAAGCCGCCCTCCAGAGCTTCCCCACCCTTCCCCCCAGCACCCTCGAGCACACCGAGCGTCTCGAACAACTCCGCTTCCTCGAAAACAACATCCACATCCACGTCGAACCCACCGACCACGACACCATAGGCGTAGACACCGAAGAAGACCTCCAAAAAGTCGCGGCCATCCTTCTGCAACGGCGCTGA
- a CDS encoding HAD-IA family hydrolase, whose protein sequence is MSQPVVVETKGILFDMDGVLISSIGSVVRCWQRWAKLYDIPNADTYEVPHGMRAIEIVRSLRPDIDAEEGLRVIEDMEMEDTADLKVLPGVKELMESLPLDRWAIVTSATTRLLLGRLEAAGLPVPARLISADMVERGKPDPEPYRRGAGLLGFSPEECIVVEDAPSGVGAGVAAGCRVLGVLGTHSAEELAEADWVVESLERLGVTVAGDGLELRFTPLA, encoded by the coding sequence TTGAGTCAGCCGGTTGTGGTTGAGACGAAGGGAATTTTGTTTGATATGGATGGGGTGCTGATCAGCTCCATCGGGTCTGTGGTGCGGTGCTGGCAGCGGTGGGCGAAGCTGTATGACATTCCGAACGCGGATACGTATGAGGTTCCGCATGGAATGCGGGCGATTGAGATTGTGCGGAGTCTGAGGCCGGACATCGACGCGGAGGAGGGGCTTCGCGTGATTGAAGACATGGAGATGGAGGACACGGCGGATCTGAAGGTTCTGCCCGGGGTGAAGGAGTTGATGGAGAGCCTTCCGTTGGATCGGTGGGCGATTGTGACTTCGGCTACGACGCGGCTTTTGCTGGGGCGGCTGGAGGCGGCTGGGTTGCCGGTTCCTGCTCGGCTGATTAGTGCCGATATGGTGGAGCGGGGGAAGCCTGACCCGGAGCCGTATCGCCGGGGTGCTGGGTTGCTTGGATTTTCGCCGGAGGAGTGCATTGTGGTGGAGGATGCTCCTTCGGGGGTAGGGGCTGGGGTGGCTGCGGGGTGTCGGGTGCTGGGAGTGCTGGGGACCCACTCGGCTGAGGAGTTGGCGGAGGCGGATTGGGTGGTTGAGTCGCTGGAGAGGCTGGGGGTTACTGTAGCGGGGGATGGGCTGGAATTGCGGTTTACTCCTTTGGCGTAG